The following coding sequences are from one Eucalyptus grandis isolate ANBG69807.140 chromosome 11, ASM1654582v1, whole genome shotgun sequence window:
- the LOC104426680 gene encoding uncharacterized protein LOC104426680 isoform X2 — protein sequence MGFSTVYRCLQELFPQLDARVLKAVAIENSKDADAAVEVVLSEILPYVSVQEKPRSSPFQYLGSLNLSDGEVQSDQLSSLSRCQSMPKKANAASSESKAASRNGNTISSNTSLLGNYPRNSHEASTSHSNDKRGQAFETEELIALEKDQVQVTRVIEANQDPDVQLIAKPKPHSLTESAEVILLGTTNQPLATRGKTLHIGPAKSSDVSSLTIADAKFNQRGSCGSWTDDCNISESESSHQSELTLTSTSLKTGQSGCEQAFEHPLVALKCYLEADSINLVSNNTGEKAEEDDAALKHYFGEESPLKLKNTYSGEIHELIRWIIENAKAYKTTLFSAMDLVVNLMKEVEEKEKVAKQAKEEASSEGIDIYLKIEELKRMLVHAKEANDMHAAEVYGERVILSTEARELQSHLLRLLDERDKSLAIIVQMRQELEIRLSAAEDVKKVAKKERLEKEAAAQHALAEQQALLEKVLHESKLLQEEEEQNNKLQAFLLDHGCIVDALQGEMNFICQDVRSLKENFDRGVQLSKSVSSRKISRTTSSSSSSNISSIFTDTKPERGKTLKIPNNIGPLNSIDDIGLPSKRVIEEEEARIGWKELEDEGWELFEGN from the exons ATGGGTTTCTCTACTGTATATCGGTGCTTGCAGGAGCTATTTCCACAG CTTGATGCTCGCGTGTTGAAGGCAGTTGCAATTGAAAATTCTAAGGATGCGGATGCTGCTGTTGAGGTTGTTCTTTCAGAAATTCTTCCATATGTTTCAGTGCAGGAAAAGCCCCGGAGTTCCCCCTTTCAATACCTGGGATCACTTAATCTATCTGATGGAGAAG TTCAATCAGACCAACTGAGCTCTTTATCGAGGTGCCAAAGTATGCCTAAGAAAGCAAATGCAGCTTCTTCAGAATCAAAAGCAGCTAGCAGAAATGGCAATACTATATCTAGCAATACCAGTCTGCTTGGAAATTATCCAAGAAACAGTCATGAGGCATCTACCTCCCACAGCAATGACAAGAGAGGTCAAGCATTTGAGACCGAAGAACTGATCGCATTGGAGAAAGATCAAGTGCAAGTAACCAGAGTAATTGAGGCTAATCAAGATCCAGATGTCCAATTAATTGCTAAGCCGAAACCACACAGCCTGACTGAAAGTGCAGAAGTGATTTTGCTGGGGACAACTAATCAGCCACTTGCCACTCGTGGGAAGACTTTGCACATTGGGCCAGCTAAATCTAGTGACGTCTCTAGCTTAACAATCGCAGATGCAAAGTTTAATCAAAGAGGTTCTTGTGGCTCTTGGACGGATGATTGTAACATAAGTGAAAGTGAAAGTAGCCATCAATCAGAATTAACTTTGACTAGCACTTCTCTAAAGACAGGGCAATCTGGTTGTGAGCAGGCATTTGAGCATCCTTTAGTAGCTCTAAAGTGTTATTTGGAAGCTGATTCCATCAATCTTGTTAGTAACAATACTGGTGAAAAAgcagaagaagatgatgctgcCTTGAAACACTACTTTGGAGAGGAGTCACCCTTGAAGTTGAAAAACACCTACTCTGGCGAAATTCATGAACTTATCAGATGGATCATTGAGAATGCTAAAGCATACAAA ACTACCCTTTTCTCGGCAATGGATTTGGTCGTCAACCTCatgaaagaagttgaagaaaaagagaaagttgCAAAACAAGCTAAAGAGGAAGCTTCTTCGGAGGGAATTGATATTTACTTGAAGATTGAGGAACTCAAACGGATGTTAGTGCATGCAAAGGAAGCAAATGATATG CATGCAGCTGAGGTTTATGGAGAGAGAGTTATTTTATCGACTGAAGCAAGGGAGCTTCAATCCCATTTACTCAGGTTGTTGGATGAAAGGGACAAATCTCTTGCAATTATTGTTCAG ATGCGCCAAGAACTTGAAATTCGACTTTCTGCAGCAGAGGATGTAAAAAAAGTTGCCAAGAAGGAAAGGCTTGAAAAAGAAGCCGCTGCTCAACATGCTTTGGCTGAACAGCAAGCTCTCCTGGAGAAGGTGCTTCATGAGTCTAAGTTATTacaggaagaggaagaacagaACAACAAG CTGCAAGCATTTCTCTTGGATCATGGCTGTATTGTTGATGCACTCCA AGGGGAGATGAATTTCATCTGCCAGGATGTGAGGTCACTCAAAGAAAATTTCGATAGGGGCGTTCAGTTGAGCAAATCTGTTTCCTCGAGGAAGATCAGTCGCACtacatcttcatcctccagctCAAATATAAGCAGTATTTTCACTGATACAAAACCTGAACGAGGCAAAACGCTAAAGATTCCAAACAACATAGGACCTCTGAACTCAATTGATGACATTGGCTTGCCTTCAAAGAGAGTTATCGAAGAGGAAGAAGCCCGCATTGGTTGGAAGGAGCTGGAGGATGAAGGATGGGAATTGTTCGAAGGTAACTGA
- the LOC104426680 gene encoding uncharacterized protein LOC104426680 isoform X1, with amino-acid sequence MGFSTVYRCLQELFPQLDARVLKAVAIENSKDADAAVEVVLSEILPYVSVQEKPRSSPFQYLGSLNLSDGEVQSDQLSSLSRCQSMPKKANAASSESKAASRNGNTISSNTSLLGNYPRNSHEASTSHSNDKRGQAFETEELIALEKDQVQVTRVIEANQDPDVQLIAKPKPHSLTESAEVILLGTTNQPLATRGKTLHIGPAKSSDVSSLTIADAKFNQRGSCGSWTDDCNISESESSHQSELTLTSTSLKTGQSGCEQAFEHPLVALKCYLEADSINLVSNNTGEKAEEDDAALKHYFGEESPLKLKNTYSGEIHELIRWIIENAKAYKCSMLQTTLFSAMDLVVNLMKEVEEKEKVAKQAKEEASSEGIDIYLKIEELKRMLVHAKEANDMHAAEVYGERVILSTEARELQSHLLRLLDERDKSLAIIVQMRQELEIRLSAAEDVKKVAKKERLEKEAAAQHALAEQQALLEKVLHESKLLQEEEEQNNKLQAFLLDHGCIVDALQGEMNFICQDVRSLKENFDRGVQLSKSVSSRKISRTTSSSSSSNISSIFTDTKPERGKTLKIPNNIGPLNSIDDIGLPSKRVIEEEEARIGWKELEDEGWELFEGN; translated from the exons ATGGGTTTCTCTACTGTATATCGGTGCTTGCAGGAGCTATTTCCACAG CTTGATGCTCGCGTGTTGAAGGCAGTTGCAATTGAAAATTCTAAGGATGCGGATGCTGCTGTTGAGGTTGTTCTTTCAGAAATTCTTCCATATGTTTCAGTGCAGGAAAAGCCCCGGAGTTCCCCCTTTCAATACCTGGGATCACTTAATCTATCTGATGGAGAAG TTCAATCAGACCAACTGAGCTCTTTATCGAGGTGCCAAAGTATGCCTAAGAAAGCAAATGCAGCTTCTTCAGAATCAAAAGCAGCTAGCAGAAATGGCAATACTATATCTAGCAATACCAGTCTGCTTGGAAATTATCCAAGAAACAGTCATGAGGCATCTACCTCCCACAGCAATGACAAGAGAGGTCAAGCATTTGAGACCGAAGAACTGATCGCATTGGAGAAAGATCAAGTGCAAGTAACCAGAGTAATTGAGGCTAATCAAGATCCAGATGTCCAATTAATTGCTAAGCCGAAACCACACAGCCTGACTGAAAGTGCAGAAGTGATTTTGCTGGGGACAACTAATCAGCCACTTGCCACTCGTGGGAAGACTTTGCACATTGGGCCAGCTAAATCTAGTGACGTCTCTAGCTTAACAATCGCAGATGCAAAGTTTAATCAAAGAGGTTCTTGTGGCTCTTGGACGGATGATTGTAACATAAGTGAAAGTGAAAGTAGCCATCAATCAGAATTAACTTTGACTAGCACTTCTCTAAAGACAGGGCAATCTGGTTGTGAGCAGGCATTTGAGCATCCTTTAGTAGCTCTAAAGTGTTATTTGGAAGCTGATTCCATCAATCTTGTTAGTAACAATACTGGTGAAAAAgcagaagaagatgatgctgcCTTGAAACACTACTTTGGAGAGGAGTCACCCTTGAAGTTGAAAAACACCTACTCTGGCGAAATTCATGAACTTATCAGATGGATCATTGAGAATGCTAAAGCATACAAA TGCTCAATGCTGCAGACTACCCTTTTCTCGGCAATGGATTTGGTCGTCAACCTCatgaaagaagttgaagaaaaagagaaagttgCAAAACAAGCTAAAGAGGAAGCTTCTTCGGAGGGAATTGATATTTACTTGAAGATTGAGGAACTCAAACGGATGTTAGTGCATGCAAAGGAAGCAAATGATATG CATGCAGCTGAGGTTTATGGAGAGAGAGTTATTTTATCGACTGAAGCAAGGGAGCTTCAATCCCATTTACTCAGGTTGTTGGATGAAAGGGACAAATCTCTTGCAATTATTGTTCAG ATGCGCCAAGAACTTGAAATTCGACTTTCTGCAGCAGAGGATGTAAAAAAAGTTGCCAAGAAGGAAAGGCTTGAAAAAGAAGCCGCTGCTCAACATGCTTTGGCTGAACAGCAAGCTCTCCTGGAGAAGGTGCTTCATGAGTCTAAGTTATTacaggaagaggaagaacagaACAACAAG CTGCAAGCATTTCTCTTGGATCATGGCTGTATTGTTGATGCACTCCA AGGGGAGATGAATTTCATCTGCCAGGATGTGAGGTCACTCAAAGAAAATTTCGATAGGGGCGTTCAGTTGAGCAAATCTGTTTCCTCGAGGAAGATCAGTCGCACtacatcttcatcctccagctCAAATATAAGCAGTATTTTCACTGATACAAAACCTGAACGAGGCAAAACGCTAAAGATTCCAAACAACATAGGACCTCTGAACTCAATTGATGACATTGGCTTGCCTTCAAAGAGAGTTATCGAAGAGGAAGAAGCCCGCATTGGTTGGAAGGAGCTGGAGGATGAAGGATGGGAATTGTTCGAAGGTAACTGA